From a single Loigolactobacillus coryniformis subsp. coryniformis KCTC 3167 = DSM 20001 genomic region:
- a CDS encoding acetyl-CoA carboxylase biotin carboxyl carrier protein — translation MTKDEVQQLLQQFDQSSLNEFALKDNNFELHFGKQSGAVVKDDATLPPAATNTDTTTIKAPLVGVVYLAAAPEQPVYKKVGDHVAAGEVICVIEAMKMMNEVKSDVSGTVTAILVENEAMVDFHQPLFEIDPES, via the coding sequence GTGACTAAAGATGAAGTCCAACAGTTGCTGCAGCAATTTGACCAAAGTAGTTTAAACGAGTTTGCGTTGAAAGATAATAATTTTGAGCTACATTTTGGTAAGCAAAGTGGTGCGGTTGTTAAGGATGATGCAACATTACCGCCAGCGGCAACTAATACGGATACAACAACGATCAAAGCGCCTTTAGTTGGTGTTGTTTACTTAGCGGCGGCACCAGAGCAGCCCGTTTATAAAAAAGTGGGCGATCACGTTGCTGCTGGTGAAGTGATCTGCGTCATTGAAGCGATGAAAATGATGAATGAAGTTAAAAGTGATGTTAGTGGCACAGTGACTGCTATTTTAGTTGAAAATGAAGCTATGGTTGATTTTCACCAACCTTTATTTGAAATTGATCCTGAGTCCTAG
- the fabZ gene encoding 3-hydroxyacyl-ACP dehydratase FabZ has product MLNTTEIQAIIPHRYPMLLVDKVLELVPGERVVAQKNVTINEPFFQGHFPGNPVMPGVLQVEALAQAGAIAILSLPEFTGKTAYFGGITKAKFRQMVRPGDVLQLELTLTKLRDHAGCGKGTIKVADKVVCAAELVFAIE; this is encoded by the coding sequence ATGTTAAATACAACTGAGATCCAAGCGATTATTCCCCATCGTTATCCCATGTTATTAGTCGATAAGGTGTTGGAACTTGTACCCGGTGAACGGGTCGTGGCCCAAAAAAATGTGACGATCAATGAACCTTTTTTTCAAGGCCATTTTCCTGGCAATCCAGTAATGCCCGGTGTTTTACAAGTTGAAGCTTTAGCCCAAGCAGGTGCGATCGCGATTTTGAGTTTGCCTGAGTTTACCGGGAAAACCGCTTATTTTGGTGGAATCACTAAAGCTAAGTTCCGACAAATGGTTCGGCCTGGTGATGTACTTCAATTAGAATTAACACTGACCAAGTTGCGCGATCATGCCGGTTGCGGTAAAGGGACAATCAAAGTCGCCGATAAAGTAGTTTGTGCTGCCGAGCTTGTTTTTGCAATTGAGTAG
- a CDS encoding acetyl-CoA carboxylase biotin carboxylase subunit — protein MFQKVLVANRGEIAVRIIRTLRELGIASVAIYSEADVESLHVQLADEAVCVGDAAAQASYLNRQNILSAAILTGADAIHPGFGFLAENAGFAEMCAACQITFIGPQPATIELMGNKANAREFMRQANIPVIPGSDGFIADVAAAKAVAAKIGYPFLLKAAAGGGGKGIRKVTCAADVAPQFMAAQQEAELSFGDQRMYIEKVMTAAKHIEVQVFRDQQGHVVTFPERDCSAQRHHQKVLEESPCVLLTPSKREQLLALARKATTAMAYLNTGTLEFLMDQQQNFYFMEMNTRIQVEHPVTEMVTGIDLVREQILVASGAALSFRQQDIQIRGHAIECRLNAEDPLQNFLPAAGTIDYLYWPLGGLGIRIDSGVYAGSTVPPFYDSMIAKLITFAPERTQAIVKMSRLLQELVIHGITTNQQFSAALLTDSSYLAGTLTTNEISQRFLPQWLAQQKLGDEQHAAV, from the coding sequence ATGTTTCAAAAAGTTTTAGTGGCTAATCGCGGTGAAATTGCCGTGCGCATTATTCGCACGTTACGTGAACTAGGTATCGCCAGCGTTGCAATCTATTCTGAGGCTGATGTAGAAAGTTTACACGTGCAGTTGGCAGATGAGGCAGTCTGCGTGGGCGATGCCGCTGCGCAAGCATCGTACTTAAATCGTCAGAATATACTAAGTGCAGCTATTTTAACGGGCGCCGATGCGATTCATCCAGGCTTTGGCTTTCTAGCTGAAAATGCGGGTTTTGCCGAAATGTGCGCTGCTTGTCAGATTACATTTATTGGCCCACAGCCAGCGACGATTGAATTGATGGGCAATAAGGCGAATGCGCGCGAGTTTATGCGTCAAGCCAATATCCCGGTCATTCCTGGCAGTGACGGTTTCATTGCCGATGTGGCTGCTGCCAAAGCGGTTGCTGCTAAAATTGGCTACCCATTCTTACTAAAAGCCGCTGCTGGCGGCGGTGGGAAGGGTATTCGCAAGGTGACCTGTGCTGCTGATGTAGCACCGCAGTTTATGGCGGCGCAACAAGAGGCGGAGTTGTCATTTGGCGATCAGCGGATGTATATCGAAAAAGTGATGACGGCTGCCAAGCATATTGAAGTTCAAGTCTTTCGTGATCAGCAAGGACACGTTGTTACTTTTCCTGAACGTGATTGCTCAGCACAGCGGCATCATCAGAAAGTTTTAGAAGAAAGCCCATGCGTTCTACTGACGCCATCTAAGCGCGAACAGTTGCTGGCACTCGCGCGTAAAGCCACAACAGCAATGGCCTATCTGAATACTGGTACGTTGGAATTCTTAATGGATCAGCAGCAAAATTTCTATTTTATGGAAATGAATACGCGGATTCAGGTTGAGCATCCAGTGACTGAAATGGTCACCGGTATCGATCTGGTCCGTGAACAAATTTTGGTGGCTAGTGGCGCCGCGTTATCATTTCGCCAGCAGGATATTCAAATTCGCGGCCATGCAATTGAATGCCGGTTAAATGCTGAAGATCCGCTGCAAAACTTTTTACCGGCTGCTGGGACAATCGATTATCTTTACTGGCCGTTAGGTGGATTGGGAATACGAATTGATAGCGGAGTTTATGCTGGTAGCACGGTTCCGCCATTTTATGATTCAATGATTGCTAAATTGATCACCTTTGCGCCAGAACGAACGCAGGCAATCGTTAAAATGTCACGTTTATTGCAAGAATTAGTAATTCACGGCATCACTACTAATCAACAGTTTTCGGCGGCTTTATTGACTGATTCAAGTTATTTGGCCGGTACGCTAACGACCAATGAAATTAGTCAGCGCTTTTTGCCACAGTGGTTAGCGCAACAAAAGCTAGGGGATGAGCAACATGCGGCTGTTTAA
- a CDS encoding 3-oxoacyl-ACP reductase family protein, whose protein sequence is MDLTGKTVLITGSSRGIGAAIALAFAQKGANIALNSRHALASEQVAAIQAYGVDCVGTVGDVTQDAAQIIDQVLAHFGHLDVLVNNAGITADKLLIRMQPADFAQTIQTNLVGTFNMIQHSLKPLFKQRSGCIINLASVVALTGNIGQANYAASKAGIIGLTKSVAREAALRQVRCNALAPGMITTAMTKDLSTKVKTQIETEIPLKRFGTPEEVAQAAIFLAENDYMTGQTIAIDGGMTMY, encoded by the coding sequence ATGGATCTAACCGGTAAAACAGTGTTGATCACTGGCAGTTCGCGTGGTATTGGCGCGGCAATTGCGCTAGCATTTGCCCAAAAAGGAGCTAACATTGCGTTGAATAGCCGCCATGCTTTAGCTTCAGAACAAGTGGCTGCCATTCAGGCTTATGGTGTTGACTGTGTGGGGACCGTTGGCGATGTCACCCAGGATGCAGCGCAGATCATTGATCAAGTTCTAGCCCATTTTGGTCATTTGGATGTGCTGGTCAATAATGCGGGTATCACGGCCGATAAATTATTGATCCGCATGCAGCCAGCAGATTTTGCGCAAACGATACAAACTAATTTGGTGGGCACTTTTAATATGATCCAGCATAGTTTGAAGCCACTGTTTAAACAGCGTTCAGGCTGCATTATCAATTTAGCTAGTGTGGTTGCGTTGACCGGCAATATTGGTCAAGCCAATTATGCGGCTAGCAAAGCAGGTATTATCGGCTTAACTAAATCAGTGGCTCGTGAGGCGGCGTTGCGGCAAGTACGCTGTAATGCGCTAGCTCCAGGCATGATCACAACTGCTATGACAAAAGATTTAAGTACAAAAGTAAAAACACAAATTGAAACTGAGATTCCGCTAAAAAGATTTGGCACGCCAGAAGAAGTGGCCCAAGCTGCTATCTTTTTAGCCGAAAATGATTATATGACAGGACAAACGATCGCCATTGACGGCGGAATGACCATGTATTAA
- a CDS encoding MarR family winged helix-turn-helix transcriptional regulator, producing MTKPIRLEEQLCFSLYTAQKQYNKYYATALAPFHLTYPQFIVLLTLWEHDTLTVNDLGHYLNLDSGTLTPLLKRLEKDDWVERRRDTVDERRVLIHLTQKALSQRDTIYDRVNNCLTHLNFTPEQYNDLKKEVDLITAHLQQFTENTDTLKI from the coding sequence ATGACAAAGCCAATTCGTTTGGAAGAGCAACTTTGCTTTTCACTTTACACGGCGCAAAAACAATATAATAAATACTATGCAACTGCCTTGGCACCTTTCCATTTAACTTATCCGCAATTTATTGTGTTATTAACGTTGTGGGAACATGATACCTTAACCGTCAATGATCTTGGTCATTACCTTAACCTTGATAGCGGTACACTGACCCCGCTATTGAAGCGCTTAGAGAAGGACGATTGGGTCGAACGGCGGCGGGATACGGTGGATGAACGTCGTGTCTTGATCCATTTGACACAAAAAGCATTATCACAACGCGATACAATTTACGATCGGGTTAATAACTGTTTGACTCACCTTAACTTCACGCCGGAACAGTATAACGACCTGAAAAAAGAAGTCGATCTGATCACTGCTCACTTACAACAATTTACAGAAAACACCGATACACTAAAAATCTAA
- a CDS encoding DUF1634 domain-containing protein: MQPNKEQTNTEMAQVEKIIGVILQIGVLISAIIIGIGLLLLLFTGHSGYSGQNFPTHFGAIFHGLIQFKPFAIIMLGIFCLILTPVLRVVVSIYAFAKENDRLYVAITSTVLIILVVAMFLGYLDI, translated from the coding sequence ATGCAGCCAAATAAAGAACAAACAAATACAGAAATGGCACAAGTTGAGAAGATCATTGGCGTCATCTTACAGATTGGCGTGCTGATCTCAGCAATCATTATCGGCATCGGTCTACTCCTCCTTTTGTTTACCGGCCATAGTGGTTATAGTGGTCAGAATTTTCCTACGCATTTTGGCGCTATTTTTCACGGCTTGATTCAATTCAAACCCTTCGCCATTATTATGTTAGGCATATTTTGTTTAATTTTAACGCCAGTGTTGCGGGTTGTGGTTTCGATCTACGCGTTTGCTAAAGAAAATGACCGCCTGTACGTGGCGATCACTAGCACCGTTCTGATCATCTTAGTTGTCGCGATGTTTCTTGGTTATCTCGATATTTAA
- a CDS encoding aldo/keto reductase, translating to MGQTIPEVTLNNGVKMPQFGLGVFKVDNAADIKNSIKWALADGYRLIDTAMIYQNEQWVGEAIKESGVPREDLFITSKLWNSDRGYEGTKAAFAASLQRLGLDYLDLYLIHWPADGYVESWRAMTDLYHEGKIRAIGVSNFEPHHIDDLLAHSDVVPVVDQIETHPLFQQKELHRYLANHQIVHEAWGPLGQGKSNILVDPVLTKIAAKYNKTTAQVVLRWHIDRGVIVIPKSIHEQRLAENANIFDFALTDEEMQAIAGLDQNKRLSRDPDDTEWLKKTQE from the coding sequence ATGGGACAAACGATTCCAGAAGTTACGCTAAATAATGGTGTTAAAATGCCACAATTTGGTTTAGGTGTATTTAAAGTTGATAATGCCGCTGATATTAAAAATTCGATCAAGTGGGCGTTGGCTGACGGTTATCGCCTGATCGATACGGCTATGATCTATCAAAATGAGCAATGGGTTGGCGAAGCAATCAAGGAAAGTGGCGTGCCACGTGAAGACTTGTTTATCACTTCAAAATTGTGGAACTCAGATCGTGGCTATGAGGGCACAAAGGCAGCATTCGCAGCAAGTTTACAGCGTTTAGGCTTAGATTACTTGGATCTATATTTGATCCACTGGCCAGCTGATGGTTATGTTGAATCGTGGCGGGCAATGACTGATCTCTATCATGAAGGTAAAATTCGGGCGATCGGTGTTTCTAATTTTGAACCCCATCATATCGATGACTTATTAGCACATTCCGATGTGGTTCCAGTGGTTGATCAGATCGAAACGCATCCACTCTTCCAGCAAAAGGAATTGCATCGTTATTTAGCCAATCATCAGATCGTCCATGAAGCTTGGGGACCTCTAGGCCAAGGTAAGAGTAATATTTTGGTGGATCCGGTTTTAACTAAGATCGCTGCTAAATATAATAAAACCACCGCACAAGTTGTTTTGCGCTGGCATATTGACCGTGGGGTAATCGTTATTCCTAAGTCGATTCATGAACAACGTCTGGCCGAAAATGCCAATATTTTTGACTTCGCGTTAACTGATGAAGAAATGCAGGCTATCGCTGGATTAGATCAAAATAAGCGTTTAAGCCGTGATCCAGACGATACAGAATGGTTGAAAAAAACGCAAGAATAA
- the fabD gene encoding ACP S-malonyltransferase, giving the protein MQVAYLFSGQGAERAGMGAAFYQQNAQFKQAFDQASQILGIDLPQLCFTADQRLQTTAYAQPALVALNWAIYQAVQAELPSAQALLGLSLGEYGALIAGGQLSVVNGLTLVKARGRLMAQACQTNPGAMAVVLKARAEQIEAACVVGQQSGLVAVANYNSPQQVVLSGTTAGVTAASNYLREHGVKRVLPLAVSGAFHTPLMQSAATAFKPYLTQSRFATGTVPVWSNTTVAPFTATKLAATLNRQMVQPTHFAACVTGLSNQGIDTFIELGPAPVLSRLVKQTLPTAKIYQIADPQTLAVTVTELEVAHGSNR; this is encoded by the coding sequence ATGCAAGTTGCCTATTTATTTAGCGGCCAAGGTGCCGAGCGTGCGGGTATGGGTGCGGCCTTTTATCAGCAGAATGCGCAGTTTAAGCAAGCTTTTGATCAGGCCAGCCAAATTTTGGGAATCGATTTACCGCAGTTATGTTTTACGGCTGATCAACGTTTGCAGACAACGGCATACGCACAACCGGCGTTAGTCGCTCTGAATTGGGCCATCTATCAGGCAGTTCAGGCCGAATTACCATCAGCTCAAGCGTTATTAGGTCTGAGTTTAGGGGAGTACGGTGCGTTGATTGCTGGTGGTCAGCTTTCGGTAGTTAATGGCTTAACGCTAGTCAAAGCCCGGGGTCGGTTAATGGCACAAGCCTGCCAAACTAATCCTGGAGCGATGGCAGTTGTCTTAAAAGCTAGGGCAGAACAAATTGAAGCTGCCTGTGTAGTAGGCCAACAAAGTGGTTTGGTGGCGGTGGCTAATTATAATTCACCACAACAGGTCGTCCTCAGTGGGACAACAGCCGGGGTGACAGCGGCCAGTAATTACTTACGTGAGCATGGTGTTAAACGCGTGTTGCCATTGGCAGTTAGCGGTGCATTCCATACGCCATTAATGCAGTCCGCTGCTACCGCATTTAAACCATACTTAACGCAAAGTCGCTTTGCTACCGGTACGGTTCCAGTTTGGAGTAACACTACAGTAGCGCCATTTACAGCAACTAAGCTAGCGGCTACTTTGAACCGACAAATGGTGCAACCAACTCATTTTGCGGCTTGTGTCACTGGATTGTCCAATCAAGGGATCGATACTTTTATTGAGTTAGGACCAGCACCAGTTCTGTCACGTTTAGTCAAACAGACCTTGCCAACGGCGAAAATCTATCAGATCGCAGATCCACAGACCTTAGCGGTGACCGTTACAGAATTGGAGGTAGCACATGGATCTAACCGGTAA
- the fabF gene encoding beta-ketoacyl-ACP synthase II, with product MTQRVVVTGMGAVTPLGNDVTTTMKNITAGQVGFAPITKFAAAATGITLAGELKNFDVTMRLDKRLSKRLDLFSQYALYSALEAAEQAGLTAETVAPERLGVMIGSGIGGLTTIEAQVTKMNAKGPQRVSPLFVPESIANMAAGNVALQFNARNICTAVVTACSSGTNAIGDAFREVQSGRADMMIAGGAEAPINQIGIAGFAALSALSPATDPQRASIPFDQDRAGFVMGEGAGMLILESLAHAQQRGATIYGEITGYGSTCDAFHMTAPDPAGTQAARAMQLAIDESGATAADFGYVNAHGTSTKANDAAESAAINHVFTTPVLVSSTKSMTGHLLGAAGAIEAVITLAALRQKQLPVNVGVQQQDPACPVTLVTAENCQQEVTNALSNSFGFGGHNAVLALRKWA from the coding sequence ATGACGCAACGAGTAGTTGTCACCGGAATGGGCGCGGTCACACCTTTAGGTAACGATGTGACCACAACAATGAAAAATATTACTGCTGGGCAAGTCGGTTTTGCGCCAATCACCAAATTTGCAGCAGCGGCCACAGGAATCACTTTAGCTGGTGAGCTAAAAAACTTCGACGTGACTATGCGCTTGGATAAACGGTTAAGCAAACGCCTAGATCTTTTTTCCCAGTACGCACTTTATAGTGCATTGGAAGCCGCAGAACAAGCCGGCTTAACGGCCGAGACCGTTGCACCAGAACGCTTAGGTGTAATGATCGGCTCTGGGATCGGAGGCTTGACTACAATCGAGGCGCAGGTCACTAAGATGAATGCTAAGGGACCGCAACGCGTTTCGCCACTTTTTGTGCCGGAGTCGATTGCTAATATGGCGGCAGGTAACGTCGCACTACAATTCAATGCACGCAATATTTGTACGGCAGTAGTCACAGCTTGTTCTTCAGGGACTAACGCAATCGGCGATGCTTTTCGTGAAGTTCAAAGTGGGCGTGCAGATATGATGATTGCAGGGGGTGCTGAAGCGCCAATCAATCAAATTGGTATCGCTGGTTTTGCTGCTTTATCAGCGTTATCGCCAGCAACTGATCCACAACGCGCCTCGATTCCATTTGATCAGGATCGTGCGGGTTTTGTGATGGGTGAAGGTGCAGGCATGTTGATTTTGGAAAGCTTAGCACATGCACAGCAGCGTGGTGCCACGATCTATGGTGAAATAACCGGTTACGGCAGTACTTGCGATGCTTTTCATATGACGGCACCTGATCCGGCTGGAACGCAGGCGGCGCGCGCAATGCAGTTAGCGATCGATGAATCCGGCGCAACCGCAGCTGACTTTGGTTATGTTAACGCGCACGGAACTAGTACTAAAGCCAACGATGCAGCCGAATCTGCGGCAATTAATCATGTTTTTACAACCCCAGTGTTGGTCAGCAGTACCAAAAGTATGACGGGCCATTTGCTCGGAGCTGCAGGGGCAATCGAGGCAGTGATCACATTAGCGGCCTTACGGCAAAAGCAATTGCCAGTCAACGTTGGCGTACAACAGCAAGATCCTGCTTGCCCAGTAACACTGGTGACAGCGGAAAATTGCCAGCAAGAAGTGACTAATGCGTTGAGCAATTCATTTGGTTTTGGCGGTCATAATGCGGTACTAGCTTTGAGAAAGTGGGCGTGA
- the accD gene encoding acetyl-CoA carboxylase, carboxyltransferase subunit beta produces MRLFKRRRYIKLPAHAELQRRRDQVPTNLWQRCPICQQTCYTKELGPFKVCPHCHYGLRLTAWARLKQLTATFTPWDEQLTTQDPLNFPGYAEKLARAQVVTQLNDSVLTGRAKIGTSFCALGIMDAYFMMGSMGTVTGEKITRLFERATQARLPVVLFTASGGARMQEGIHSLMQMTKISQAVAAHSAAGLLYVVVLTDPTTGGVTASFAMEGDIILAEPHALVGFAGRRVIEQTINEQLPADFQRAEQVLQAGFIDRIVPREHLKGELAQLLQLHISGGEVN; encoded by the coding sequence ATGCGGCTGTTTAAACGACGGCGTTACATCAAACTTCCAGCGCATGCTGAATTACAGCGACGCCGGGATCAAGTGCCAACAAATTTATGGCAACGTTGCCCAATTTGTCAGCAAACTTGCTATACCAAAGAACTCGGCCCTTTTAAAGTTTGCCCTCATTGTCATTATGGTCTGCGGCTAACAGCATGGGCGCGGTTAAAGCAATTGACCGCAACATTCACACCGTGGGATGAACAATTGACTACACAGGATCCGCTGAACTTTCCGGGCTATGCAGAAAAGTTAGCCCGTGCTCAGGTAGTAACGCAATTAAATGATAGTGTGCTGACTGGACGTGCTAAAATTGGAACTTCGTTTTGTGCGCTAGGAATCATGGATGCTTATTTTATGATGGGCAGCATGGGGACGGTCACTGGTGAAAAAATCACACGTTTATTTGAGCGCGCGACCCAAGCGCGCTTACCGGTAGTGTTGTTCACTGCTTCTGGCGGTGCACGCATGCAGGAAGGCATTCATTCACTAATGCAAATGACAAAAATAAGTCAAGCGGTAGCGGCACATAGCGCAGCTGGCTTACTTTATGTTGTGGTGTTGACGGATCCAACAACTGGTGGCGTGACGGCAAGTTTTGCCATGGAAGGCGATATTATTTTGGCTGAACCACATGCACTAGTTGGGTTTGCTGGTCGCCGAGTGATTGAGCAAACGATCAATGAACAATTGCCAGCTGATTTTCAGCGCGCTGAGCAGGTGCTGCAAGCAGGATTTATTGATCGTATCGTGCCCCGTGAACACTTGAAAGGTGAGTTAGCGCAGTTACTACAGTTGCATATTAGTGGAGGTGAGGTCAATTAA
- the accA gene encoding carboxyltransferase subunit alpha, whose translation MRSIKWGKKTANEIVAAARATTKITPLELASLLFTNFIELHGDRALGDDPAICGGLAYLGAQPVTVIATVKGQQLDQKITTHFGSPEPAGYRKALRLMQQAAKFNRPVINLVDTPGAYPGKEAEQHGQGAAIAQTILAASQLPVPLITIITGEGGSGGALALASADQVWMLENSIYAILSPEGFASILWKDAARAPEAAELMQLTPTKLYQHGIIDAIIPERSPKRLAAVLQKKLQHELSQLQSLTPASLLAQRQQRFRQY comes from the coding sequence GTGAGGTCAATTAAATGGGGTAAAAAAACGGCTAACGAAATCGTTGCTGCCGCGCGTGCCACGACCAAAATAACACCGCTAGAATTGGCGTCGTTGCTCTTCACTAATTTTATTGAATTACATGGCGATCGTGCTTTAGGGGATGATCCGGCAATTTGTGGCGGCTTGGCTTACTTGGGCGCACAACCAGTAACGGTGATTGCAACCGTTAAAGGCCAACAGTTGGATCAGAAGATCACCACGCATTTTGGTAGTCCAGAACCAGCGGGTTATCGTAAAGCATTGCGGTTAATGCAACAAGCTGCTAAATTTAATCGGCCAGTGATCAACTTAGTGGATACGCCTGGTGCTTATCCAGGTAAGGAAGCTGAGCAACATGGTCAAGGGGCCGCAATTGCGCAAACTATTTTAGCGGCCAGTCAGTTACCGGTACCGTTGATCACTATCATTACCGGTGAAGGTGGTAGTGGCGGTGCACTAGCTTTAGCCAGTGCTGATCAAGTTTGGATGTTGGAAAATAGCATTTACGCGATTCTATCACCAGAAGGTTTTGCATCAATTTTGTGGAAGGATGCCGCGCGTGCACCCGAAGCTGCTGAATTAATGCAATTAACGCCGACCAAACTTTATCAACATGGTATTATTGATGCCATTATTCCTGAGCGGTCGCCAAAGCGTTTGGCGGCTGTGCTGCAAAAAAAGTTACAGCACGAGTTAAGTCAATTGCAATCATTGACGCCAGCGTCTTTATTGGCACAACGACAGCAAAGGTTTCGACAATATTAA
- a CDS encoding Cof-type HAD-IIB family hydrolase, protein MYKLIVCDLDETLLDRDARISKQNEQAIKTFVAQGGHFVPNTGRSFLSIQDDLQQLGLLQQPGQYVISYNGGAIVENAGNQVLTTNPLDFATVKKIYDIARAEQVSGHIYTLENLYVWQPSVAERQYLDQRGVKYMPVPDDSLDFLRTQPLMKIILQDDDPARREALGQAIPKQVTTPLATTFSSGRYVEFNHVAADKGKATLQLAAKLGVKPDEIMALGDNSNDLAMITAAGLGVSVQNGTDVVKAAADYVTTADHAHSAVAEAIEKFALH, encoded by the coding sequence ATGTATAAACTGATCGTATGTGATTTAGATGAAACTTTATTGGATCGTGACGCACGAATTTCGAAACAAAATGAACAGGCAATCAAGACGTTTGTTGCGCAAGGTGGCCATTTTGTGCCGAATACTGGGCGTAGTTTTTTATCGATCCAAGATGATTTGCAGCAATTAGGCTTGTTGCAGCAGCCAGGTCAATACGTTATTTCCTATAATGGCGGTGCAATTGTGGAGAATGCCGGTAACCAGGTTTTGACGACCAATCCGCTTGATTTTGCCACCGTTAAGAAGATCTATGATATTGCCCGTGCAGAGCAGGTCAGCGGGCATATTTACACGTTGGAAAATCTGTATGTTTGGCAGCCAAGTGTGGCGGAACGGCAGTATTTGGATCAGCGTGGGGTTAAATATATGCCGGTGCCTGATGACAGCTTAGACTTTTTGCGCACGCAACCGTTGATGAAAATTATTTTACAGGATGACGATCCGGCACGACGTGAAGCGCTTGGTCAAGCAATTCCTAAACAGGTAACAACACCGCTAGCAACGACTTTTTCATCAGGTCGTTATGTTGAATTTAATCACGTGGCTGCGGATAAAGGTAAGGCAACGCTGCAATTGGCAGCTAAATTAGGGGTTAAGCCGGATGAGATCATGGCGCTAGGCGATAATAGTAATGATCTGGCCATGATCACTGCCGCTGGGCTAGGCGTTAGTGTGCAAAATGGAACAGATGTGGTCAAGGCGGCGGCTGACTATGTGACGACCGCAGACCATGCGCATAGTGCCGTGGCTGAGGCAATTGAAAAGTTTGCCTTGCACTAA
- a CDS encoding helix-turn-helix domain-containing protein, whose protein sequence is MAEVSGIEGLSRRQENILELAAQLVKLREQKGISREELAKKTNMTPAMVARVENLEYLPTLKTLSKMAIGLDLKLGWIDNTTGQQSIAKVELPPTWKDENLAIDRVELARAEDNLQRLTLSPSDHLRVKPAPVQADVADLILEQKGQVRMIASAIPLLQAELLQRRLTRQYELK, encoded by the coding sequence ATGGCAGAAGTTTCGGGCATTGAGGGCTTGAGCAGACGGCAAGAGAATATATTAGAACTTGCAGCGCAACTAGTAAAATTACGTGAACAAAAAGGCATTTCTCGTGAAGAATTGGCGAAAAAAACTAATATGACACCGGCGATGGTCGCACGAGTAGAAAACTTAGAATATTTACCAACGCTCAAGACATTATCTAAAATGGCGATCGGGCTTGATTTAAAATTAGGCTGGATCGATAATACGACTGGCCAACAATCGATTGCCAAAGTTGAACTACCACCAACTTGGAAAGACGAAAATTTGGCGATCGATCGTGTAGAATTGGCGCGCGCGGAGGATAATTTACAGCGCTTAACGCTTAGTCCCAGTGATCATTTACGAGTGAAGCCAGCACCAGTACAAGCCGACGTTGCGGATCTGATTTTGGAACAAAAAGGTCAGGTCCGGATGATTGCGAGTGCCATTCCGCTGCTTCAAGCCGAATTACTGCAGCGACGTCTAACTCGCCAATATGAACTTAAATAA
- a CDS encoding iron-sulfur cluster biosynthesis family protein, whose amino-acid sequence MFLTITDAAKEKLAKYLVADKQIILDLDDGVGKFSKVGSCALNLSYRLLIVDAAEDISEDYSGTLDSTVGTLRIKPYSTQYLDEDMRLDVNPRLNTLGLFSESEQMDPNVNIVDITKEINA is encoded by the coding sequence ATGTTTTTAACTATTACAGATGCAGCAAAAGAAAAATTAGCAAAATATTTAGTCGCCGATAAACAAATTATCTTAGATCTTGATGATGGTGTTGGTAAATTTTCCAAGGTTGGCTCCTGTGCGTTAAATCTCAGTTATCGCTTATTGATCGTTGATGCAGCTGAAGATATCAGTGAAGATTATTCTGGTACGCTGGACAGCACAGTTGGCACTTTGCGCATTAAGCCGTACTCGACACAATATCTGGATGAAGATATGCGGTTGGATGTTAATCCGCGGCTTAATACATTAGGCTTATTCAGTGAAAGTGAACAAATGGACCCTAACGTGAATATTGTTGATATTACTAAAGAAATCAATGCTTAA